The Raoultibacter phocaeensis genome contains a region encoding:
- the selD gene encoding selenide, water dikinase SelD produces the protein MDEFERIKLTKLTSKGGUAAKWGPGDLDDILRSLVPGADEHMLLGFETSDDAAVWLIDDERAAVFTADFFTPIVDDPYEFGRIAAANALSDVFAMGAKPHVALNLLALDCALGSSVASEILHGGADAVREAGAVVAGGHTIDDAEPKYGLAVFGTAPADRILRNAGAKPGDALYLTKPLGTGILVSAHACELDDENAYRAAVASMSELNASGAEACLSAKARAATDVTGFGLAGHLHEMLDASGCSAVLDFEKLPLFDGVWELAKAYCRPNRAFAIMDEAIAYVSQGRLDDEEFDNRLAVICDPQTSGGLLCSIPPENAETFEREYLERAGRRPSRIGTVVEGARGSVSFSA, from the coding sequence ATGGACGAGTTCGAACGCATCAAGCTCACGAAGCTCACCTCGAAGGGCGGTTGAGCCGCCAAGTGGGGTCCGGGCGACCTCGACGACATTCTGCGCTCCCTTGTTCCGGGGGCTGACGAGCACATGCTGCTCGGGTTCGAGACGAGCGACGATGCCGCCGTATGGCTCATAGACGACGAGCGCGCAGCGGTCTTCACCGCCGATTTCTTCACGCCCATCGTCGACGACCCTTACGAGTTCGGCCGCATCGCGGCCGCGAATGCGCTTTCGGATGTATTCGCCATGGGCGCGAAGCCGCATGTCGCACTCAACCTCCTTGCACTCGACTGTGCGCTCGGCTCATCCGTCGCATCGGAAATCCTGCACGGCGGCGCCGATGCGGTGCGCGAAGCGGGCGCGGTTGTGGCAGGCGGCCACACCATCGACGATGCCGAGCCCAAATACGGCCTCGCCGTGTTCGGCACCGCGCCGGCCGATCGCATCCTGCGCAACGCCGGCGCGAAGCCAGGCGATGCACTCTACCTCACGAAGCCCCTCGGAACGGGAATCCTAGTCTCGGCACACGCCTGCGAGCTCGACGACGAAAACGCCTACCGCGCCGCCGTGGCATCGATGTCCGAGCTCAATGCAAGCGGCGCCGAAGCGTGCCTTAGTGCGAAAGCCCGCGCAGCGACCGACGTGACTGGCTTCGGACTCGCAGGCCACCTCCACGAGATGCTCGACGCGAGCGGATGCTCCGCCGTGCTCGACTTCGAGAAGCTTCCTTTGTTCGACGGGGTATGGGAGCTCGCGAAAGCGTACTGCAGGCCAAACCGCGCATTCGCCATCATGGACGAAGCGATCGCGTATGTTTCGCAGGGGCGACTCGACGACGAAGAATTCGACAACCGCCTCGCCGTCATCTGCGACCCGCAAACCTCGGGAGGCCTGCTCTGCTCGATTCCGCCCGAGAACGCCGAGACCTTCGAACGGGAGTACCTCGAGCGCGCGGGACGGCGCCCTTCGCGGATCGGAACCGTCGTCGAGGGAGCTCGGGGGTCCGTTTCGTTTTCGGCGTGA
- a CDS encoding helix-turn-helix domain-containing protein, with amino-acid sequence MKEPLTEELLQELLASPDPLRFADKHRIGKRNLPEYLQQLLDEKGLVRSAVVREAGINETFGYQIFMGQRNASRDKILQLAFAMGLTLTESNRLLQAAGVNELYCKNRRDAIIIFCLDKGYSLQKTDEELYRFGEETIC; translated from the coding sequence ATGAAAGAACCTTTAACAGAAGAACTCCTCCAAGAGCTGCTCGCCTCGCCCGACCCGCTTCGATTTGCCGACAAGCACCGCATCGGCAAGCGCAACCTTCCCGAATACCTGCAGCAGCTTCTAGACGAAAAGGGGCTTGTTCGTTCTGCTGTGGTGCGCGAGGCGGGTATAAACGAAACATTCGGTTATCAGATATTCATGGGCCAGAGAAACGCTTCGCGCGACAAGATTCTCCAGCTCGCCTTTGCGATGGGGCTTACCCTTACAGAATCGAACCGCCTGCTGCAAGCGGCGGGAGTGAACGAGCTGTACTGCAAGAACCGACGCGACGCGATCATAATCTTTTGTTTGGACAAGGGCTATTCCCTTCAGAAAACCGACGAGGAGCTCTACCGCTTCGGCGAAGAGACCATCTGCTAA
- a CDS encoding APC family permease, producing the protein MQGKPATADSVAPSKGAPQLKKVMSVSDMVVYGLIFMVPIAPFGIYGGIFTESGGMPTLVYIVGTLAMAFTALSYASLGREFPVSGSVYAYASRAINPGVGFLTGWALMLDYILSPVLLYVVSSTALHGIVPEVPAWVFGVVFVVANTFVNVRGIETASIVNRIALVLEILCLAVFVVLGVHWLMTDPASQGFSLKPIFNAETFDPNLVMAAVSLGVLSFLGFDGIATLAEEAKDSRRGPGRAMMVSLAIVGTLFAVQTYIAGCISPDGAVFAHDQDNAFYLVAGVAGGKALSITCALATALSWGIFTALAAQTAISRILFAMGRDGNLPHVLAKVHPKYKTPYVATLFVGVVSLVLVLVLGRFGTDTISLFVNFGALSAFLVLHGTVIWYFFIKKRDGKVFLHLVCPLIGFAVIGYTWISLSLPAKLLGVSWVAVGALYYLIMRKVLKKDVRITGA; encoded by the coding sequence ATGCAAGGAAAACCGGCGACGGCAGATTCCGTCGCGCCGTCGAAGGGCGCACCGCAACTCAAGAAGGTCATGTCGGTTTCCGATATGGTCGTGTACGGACTCATCTTCATGGTCCCCATTGCGCCGTTCGGCATTTACGGCGGCATCTTTACCGAATCGGGCGGCATGCCGACGCTCGTGTACATCGTCGGCACGCTGGCCATGGCGTTCACGGCGCTCTCCTACGCTTCGCTCGGCAGGGAGTTTCCCGTTTCGGGTTCGGTGTACGCGTATGCGAGCAGGGCGATTAATCCCGGTGTTGGCTTTTTGACCGGGTGGGCTCTCATGCTCGATTACATCTTGAGTCCCGTATTGCTCTACGTGGTCTCGTCGACGGCGCTCCACGGAATCGTTCCCGAAGTGCCTGCCTGGGTATTCGGCGTCGTATTCGTGGTAGCCAATACGTTCGTGAACGTGCGGGGCATCGAGACCGCTTCGATCGTAAACCGCATCGCGCTTGTGCTCGAGATACTCTGCCTCGCCGTGTTCGTGGTGCTCGGCGTGCACTGGCTCATGACCGACCCCGCCTCGCAAGGGTTCTCCCTCAAGCCGATATTCAACGCCGAGACGTTCGATCCGAACCTTGTCATGGCTGCTGTTTCCCTCGGTGTGCTGTCGTTTCTCGGATTCGACGGCATAGCGACGCTTGCTGAAGAAGCCAAAGATTCCCGCAGGGGTCCCGGTCGTGCGATGATGGTCTCGCTTGCTATCGTAGGCACGCTGTTCGCTGTGCAAACCTACATCGCAGGTTGCATCAGCCCCGACGGTGCTGTGTTCGCACACGATCAGGACAACGCCTTCTACCTCGTCGCCGGGGTGGCGGGCGGCAAGGCGCTTTCGATCACCTGCGCGCTTGCTACGGCGCTTTCATGGGGCATCTTCACGGCGCTTGCAGCTCAAACGGCCATATCGCGCATTTTGTTCGCCATGGGGCGCGACGGCAACCTGCCCCATGTGCTTGCGAAGGTCCATCCGAAATACAAGACGCCGTATGTGGCGACCCTGTTCGTCGGTGTCGTATCGCTTGTCCTGGTGCTCGTGCTCGGCAGATTCGGCACCGATACGATATCGCTGTTCGTGAACTTCGGGGCGCTTTCGGCCTTCCTTGTGTTGCATGGTACGGTTATCTGGTATTTCTTCATCAAGAAACGCGACGGCAAAGTGTTTTTGCATCTAGTATGCCCGCTAATCGGCTTCGCCGTGATCGGCTACACCTGGATAAGCTTGAGCTTGCCCGCAAAGCTGCTCGGCGTGTCGTGGGTTGCCGTCGGGGCTTTGTACTACCTCATCATGCGCAAGGTGCTGAAGAAAGACGTACGGATCACGGGGGCATGA
- a CDS encoding serine/threonine protein kinase, giving the protein MTYDELSEHLNALQRDDCYRVDVVMKESPYEVTEKVYFVGANGSEQGPFVRKRIQAESSLGSAYESLYDAQKSGRRFSYIPRLVECYSTGDERIVVMEYVQGETLQEVVYRCDPSIALAVDLFPRICEAVRELHTSFSPPLIHRDLKPSNIMVSQDSLTVIDFGIARSFKAGAEADTKQFGTKAYAPPEQFGFGQTDERSDVYALGMLLYFCLTEKTPDAKARAASFSAPCIPERFRQVIERAVELDPADRFQSVEALMDAFAKVAGSVSPLAEPSVLQPVYVNGQSSNVPSRAVREEAARMGAGKAGGFLSRIPKGLGVAWDVFLLAVLALFVATAVRITIAPDPTSAFAENSLLSRALTYGSVLMLFFVPLLYVVSDRRPLKRFVPFLEKSSFLKDLVFFFACIVALFVAAMLIMTIP; this is encoded by the coding sequence ATGACCTACGACGAGCTATCCGAACACCTCAATGCCCTTCAGCGCGATGACTGCTATCGCGTTGATGTTGTCATGAAGGAAAGTCCCTACGAAGTAACGGAGAAAGTGTACTTCGTCGGGGCAAACGGATCTGAGCAAGGTCCTTTTGTAAGGAAACGCATACAAGCGGAAAGCAGCCTCGGTTCGGCATATGAGAGCCTCTACGATGCGCAGAAGAGCGGGCGGCGGTTCTCGTATATCCCGCGTCTCGTCGAGTGCTACTCGACGGGAGACGAGCGCATCGTCGTCATGGAATACGTGCAAGGCGAGACCTTGCAGGAAGTGGTGTATCGGTGCGATCCCTCGATCGCGCTTGCGGTCGACCTGTTTCCCCGCATATGCGAAGCGGTCAGGGAGCTTCATACCTCGTTCTCGCCGCCTTTGATCCACCGGGATCTCAAGCCGTCGAACATCATGGTTTCGCAAGACAGCTTGACGGTCATCGATTTCGGAATCGCACGATCCTTCAAAGCGGGCGCAGAGGCGGACACGAAGCAGTTCGGTACGAAAGCGTACGCGCCGCCCGAGCAATTCGGGTTCGGGCAGACCGATGAGCGAAGCGACGTGTACGCGCTCGGCATGCTTTTGTACTTCTGTCTGACGGAGAAGACGCCGGATGCGAAGGCGCGTGCAGCGTCGTTTAGCGCACCGTGCATACCCGAGCGGTTCAGGCAGGTTATTGAGAGAGCGGTCGAACTCGATCCGGCGGACCGGTTCCAGTCGGTGGAAGCGCTGATGGACGCCTTCGCGAAAGTTGCCGGTTCGGTATCGCCGCTTGCGGAGCCTTCCGTTTTGCAGCCGGTATACGTCAACGGGCAGTCTTCAAACGTCCCAAGTCGCGCGGTGCGCGAGGAAGCGGCGCGCATGGGCGCAGGGAAGGCGGGCGGCTTTCTGTCCCGTATTCCGAAAGGCCTGGGCGTTGCGTGGGATGTGTTCTTGCTCGCAGTGCTTGCGCTGTTCGTGGCTACGGCGGTCAGGATAACGATTGCGCCGGATCCGACTTCGGCATTCGCCGAAAACTCGCTACTCAGCCGGGCGTTGACTTACGGGTCTGTGCTCATGCTCTTCTTCGTTCCGCTCCTATACGTCGTTTCAGACAGAAGGCCGCTCAAAAGATTCGTGCCGTTCTTGGAGAAATCGAGCTTCTTGAAAGATCTCGTGTTCTTTTTCGCATGTATCGTAGCTTTGTTCGTTGCCGCCATGCTCATCATGACGATCCCCTGA
- the selB gene encoding selenocysteine-specific translation elongation factor has translation MSTEASRDLVLGTAGHIDHGKSSLVRALTGTDPDRLIEEKKRGITIELGFARLELPGGDALGVVDVPGHERFVRQMIAGATGIDLALICIAADDGIMPQTVEHLSVLELLGISAGVIALTKADLVDEEWLIFMADEVRARLADSPFSDAPIVAVSSRTGRGLEELTEALERTARAAQHTKTGGTARLPIDRAFTIKGAGTVVTGTLWAGSFAVGDEVELLPSGLRTRIRSMQVHGESVERAVAGHRTALNLNAVSTDEVRPGDFVALPNSLSPTDRFDADITYLGAPGAAKPLESGTRVRIAHGTREVTGRVLFFGDADSLASGNRAFAQVRLDEALPVAWRDRFVMRSFSPVHVIGGGMVLRAHPRRTTALKPDTEALLDALRAQDEGAVVRAAFALETLPQTSADIAHRSGVDEETARAELDALVREGKAVRLEGRAAFYTTKPALQRHRAALENALMKFHTENPSATGIAKDALRQRTMPRAGEEAFDAVLADAVVAGAAIATGGEVSHPRAGAGAQKALEAAVDNLKASLADAGTAPPSVSDLVAASGVDPSLAHRALGELEKRGFAKRIGQEFSFDASALAHLEAAARERLEAGPATAADLKEAMGTSRKYAIPLLEYFDARGMTRREGDLRYLR, from the coding sequence ATGAGCACCGAAGCATCACGAGATCTCGTACTCGGCACCGCAGGCCACATCGACCACGGCAAATCGTCGCTCGTGCGCGCGCTCACAGGCACCGACCCCGACAGGCTTATCGAAGAGAAGAAGCGCGGCATCACGATCGAGCTCGGTTTCGCACGCCTCGAGCTTCCGGGCGGAGACGCGCTCGGGGTCGTCGACGTACCGGGCCACGAGCGGTTCGTGCGGCAGATGATCGCCGGCGCCACCGGCATCGATCTGGCCCTCATATGCATCGCAGCCGACGACGGCATCATGCCGCAGACCGTCGAGCATCTCTCTGTGCTCGAGCTGCTCGGTATCAGCGCCGGCGTCATCGCGCTCACCAAGGCCGACCTCGTCGACGAGGAATGGCTCATCTTCATGGCAGACGAAGTGCGCGCGCGGCTGGCCGATTCGCCGTTTTCCGATGCGCCCATCGTGGCGGTATCGAGCCGTACCGGACGAGGCCTCGAAGAGCTGACAGAAGCGCTCGAACGCACCGCACGCGCAGCGCAGCATACGAAAACAGGCGGAACCGCACGGCTCCCGATCGACCGCGCGTTTACGATCAAAGGAGCCGGCACCGTAGTCACCGGCACGCTCTGGGCGGGAAGCTTCGCCGTCGGCGACGAAGTCGAGCTGCTTCCGAGCGGTCTGCGCACACGCATCCGCAGCATGCAGGTTCATGGCGAATCCGTCGAGCGGGCAGTCGCGGGGCATCGCACGGCCTTAAACCTCAACGCGGTGTCGACCGACGAGGTTCGCCCCGGCGATTTCGTCGCCCTGCCGAACAGCCTCTCGCCGACCGACCGTTTCGATGCCGACATCACCTACCTCGGTGCCCCCGGTGCCGCCAAGCCTCTGGAAAGCGGCACCCGCGTGCGCATTGCGCACGGTACGCGCGAGGTGACCGGCCGCGTTCTGTTCTTCGGAGACGCCGATTCGCTCGCAAGCGGAAACCGTGCCTTTGCGCAGGTGCGCCTCGACGAAGCATTGCCGGTTGCCTGGCGCGATCGGTTCGTCATGCGCTCGTTCTCCCCCGTCCATGTGATCGGGGGCGGCATGGTGCTCAGAGCGCATCCGCGCCGGACCACCGCCTTGAAACCCGATACCGAAGCGCTGCTCGATGCGCTGCGTGCGCAAGACGAGGGTGCCGTCGTCCGTGCCGCGTTCGCCCTCGAGACGCTACCCCAGACATCTGCCGACATCGCACATCGCTCGGGCGTCGACGAAGAGACGGCCCGAGCCGAACTCGACGCGCTCGTCCGCGAGGGCAAAGCCGTCCGCCTCGAAGGCCGAGCAGCTTTCTACACCACGAAACCCGCTTTGCAGCGACATCGGGCGGCCCTCGAGAACGCCCTCATGAAGTTTCATACCGAGAATCCGTCTGCAACGGGCATTGCGAAAGATGCGCTCAGGCAGCGCACCATGCCCCGCGCAGGCGAAGAAGCCTTCGACGCCGTGCTCGCCGATGCCGTCGTCGCGGGGGCGGCCATCGCAACGGGCGGCGAAGTCAGCCATCCGAGGGCGGGGGCGGGAGCCCAGAAAGCCCTCGAGGCTGCCGTAGACAACCTTAAGGCATCGCTTGCCGATGCGGGCACCGCGCCACCGAGCGTAAGCGACCTCGTCGCTGCGAGCGGCGTCGATCCGTCGCTCGCCCATCGCGCATTAGGCGAGCTCGAGAAGCGGGGATTCGCAAAGCGCATCGGCCAGGAATTCTCTTTCGACGCTTCGGCGCTTGCGCATCTCGAGGCAGCCGCACGCGAGCGCCTCGAAGCCGGCCCGGCAACCGCAGCCGATCTCAAGGAGGCGATGGGAACGAGCCGCAAGTACGCCATCCCCCTGCTCGAGTACTTCGACGCGCGGGGCATGACGCGCCGCGAAGGGGATTTGCGCTATCTGCGATGA
- the selA gene encoding L-seryl-tRNA(Sec) selenium transferase, whose protein sequence is MAQPPNTDLLRSLPQIEEVLRDPQLKALEALMPRSVLADCAREAVDNERNAILTGSRSSVDAQAIADEACSCALANLRPSLRRVINATGVILHTNLGRSVLADEAVHAVEEVARGYSTLEYDTAALARGSRHDHVERLICAVTGAEAAIAVNNNAAAVMMVLVEFAAGREAIVSRGELVEIGGSFRVPDIMALSRAEMVEVGTTNKTHAADYARAVGPDTAMLLKVHPSNYRIVGFSESVPVHELRRIADSENAARHSEAGPASVNEVLVYEDQGSGSLIRLDCFGSYAEPTVAESLKAGCDLVSFSGDKLLGGPQAGIVVGSRRLIERLKKNPLARALRLDKMTLAALEATLRIYLDPERALRAIPTLRMLSEPSGAVQDRAENLARAITEAIPQGAATVDVVAETARAGGGSLPLCDIDSFAVRISFERGNAQGCETFLATSRRVPIIGRIKKDAVLLDARTLTHADIAEVAAALRAYFDSLDPDESSPQTHSMRIPGEGR, encoded by the coding sequence ATGGCGCAACCGCCGAATACCGATCTTCTCCGCTCGCTTCCCCAGATCGAGGAAGTGCTGCGCGATCCGCAGCTGAAAGCGCTCGAGGCGCTCATGCCGCGAAGCGTGCTCGCCGACTGCGCGCGCGAAGCCGTCGACAATGAGCGCAACGCCATTCTCACCGGGTCGAGATCGAGCGTCGATGCGCAGGCCATCGCCGATGAAGCGTGCTCGTGTGCGCTTGCTAACCTGCGGCCCTCGCTGCGCCGCGTCATCAATGCCACGGGCGTCATCCTGCACACGAACCTCGGCCGCAGCGTGCTCGCCGACGAAGCCGTGCATGCCGTCGAAGAAGTAGCACGGGGCTATTCGACGCTCGAATACGATACCGCCGCGCTCGCGCGCGGCAGCCGTCACGATCATGTGGAGCGGTTGATCTGCGCCGTCACGGGAGCTGAGGCGGCTATCGCCGTCAACAACAACGCGGCGGCGGTCATGATGGTGCTCGTGGAGTTCGCTGCGGGACGCGAGGCGATCGTGTCGCGCGGCGAACTTGTCGAAATCGGCGGGTCGTTCCGCGTCCCCGACATCATGGCGCTTTCGCGCGCCGAAATGGTCGAGGTGGGCACGACGAACAAGACCCATGCCGCCGACTACGCGCGCGCCGTCGGACCCGACACCGCGATGTTGCTCAAAGTGCATCCCTCGAACTACCGCATCGTCGGCTTCTCCGAATCGGTTCCGGTACACGAGCTGCGCCGCATAGCCGACAGCGAGAACGCGGCGCGCCACAGCGAGGCCGGCCCCGCATCGGTGAACGAGGTGCTCGTATACGAAGATCAGGGCTCGGGCTCGCTCATCCGCCTCGACTGCTTCGGCTCCTACGCCGAGCCGACCGTCGCCGAATCGCTCAAAGCCGGCTGCGACCTCGTCTCGTTTTCGGGCGATAAGCTCTTGGGCGGACCGCAGGCGGGCATCGTTGTGGGCTCGCGCCGCCTGATCGAGCGGCTCAAGAAAAACCCGCTAGCCCGCGCGCTGCGTCTTGACAAGATGACGCTCGCCGCACTCGAGGCGACGCTGCGCATCTACCTCGACCCCGAACGTGCGCTTCGCGCTATCCCGACGTTGCGCATGCTCTCAGAACCGAGCGGCGCGGTGCAGGATCGTGCGGAAAACCTTGCACGCGCGATTACCGAGGCGATTCCCCAAGGGGCGGCCACCGTAGACGTCGTGGCCGAAACGGCACGTGCGGGCGGCGGCTCGCTTCCCTTGTGCGACATCGATTCCTTTGCGGTGCGCATCTCGTTTGAGCGGGGCAACGCGCAGGGCTGCGAGACATTCCTTGCAACGTCGCGCCGCGTGCCGATCATCGGCCGCATCAAGAAGGATGCCGTGCTGCTCGACGCACGCACCCTAACGCATGCCGACATCGCCGAGGTAGCCGCTGCGCTTCGCGCGTATTTCGACAGCCTCGATCCAGACGAGTCCTCCCCCCAAACGCACAGCATGCGCATACCGGGGGAAGGCCGATGA
- a CDS encoding KamA family radical SAM protein yields the protein MSWRNEMRECVRTLEDLQTYITFDEGEQEKIAEILDHAPMAVPPYYLSLIDFDDPDDPIRKLAIPSLREADPSGSLDTSGEADNTVVVGLQHKYRETAMMLSTNECAMYCRHCFRKRLVGLPDEGIAHDLDAVRSYLMDHPEITNVLVSGGDALLNSNARIEAILSMLTDIPHLDFIRIATRVPVTLPSRITTDDDLLGILARYREKKQLFMVTQFDHPREITSEAAAAVRAVLDRGIPVRNQTVLLRGINDDPAVLGSLLQKLTSIGAEPYYVFQCRPVTGVKSQFQVPLKEGCRIIEGAKAIQNGIGKSFRYCMSHVTGKIEILGELSDGSMAFKYHEAKDRENLGRVFTREVADDQAWFE from the coding sequence TTGAGCTGGCGAAACGAAATGAGGGAATGCGTTAGAACGCTTGAAGATCTGCAGACGTACATCACGTTCGACGAAGGCGAACAGGAAAAGATTGCCGAGATACTCGATCATGCCCCCATGGCCGTTCCCCCGTACTACCTCTCGCTCATCGATTTCGACGACCCCGACGACCCCATTCGCAAGCTCGCCATTCCCTCCTTGCGCGAAGCCGATCCATCGGGAAGCCTCGACACGTCGGGCGAGGCGGATAACACGGTTGTCGTAGGGCTGCAGCATAAGTACCGTGAAACGGCGATGATGCTCTCGACCAACGAGTGCGCGATGTACTGCCGACATTGCTTCAGAAAGCGCCTTGTCGGCTTGCCAGACGAAGGCATAGCCCATGACCTCGATGCGGTGCGCTCGTACCTCATGGATCATCCCGAGATTACCAACGTGCTTGTGAGCGGGGGAGATGCGCTTCTGAACTCCAACGCGCGCATTGAAGCCATACTATCGATGCTCACCGATATCCCGCATCTCGATTTCATCCGCATTGCCACACGCGTGCCGGTGACGCTTCCTTCGCGCATAACCACCGATGACGATCTGCTCGGCATCCTCGCTCGATACCGTGAGAAAAAGCAGCTGTTCATGGTCACGCAGTTCGACCATCCTCGTGAGATCACGTCTGAAGCTGCGGCAGCGGTGCGGGCTGTTCTCGATCGAGGCATTCCCGTGCGTAACCAGACGGTTCTTCTGCGCGGCATCAACGACGATCCGGCTGTTTTGGGAAGCTTGCTGCAAAAGCTCACCTCGATCGGGGCCGAGCCGTACTACGTGTTTCAGTGCCGTCCCGTTACCGGCGTGAAGAGCCAGTTCCAAGTACCTCTCAAGGAAGGCTGCCGCATCATCGAGGGCGCGAAGGCGATCCAGAACGGTATCGGCAAGTCGTTTCGCTACTGCATGTCGCATGTGACGGGCAAGATCGAGATTCTCGGAGAACTGTCCGACGGTTCGATGGCGTTCAAATACCACGAGGCCAAGGATCGCGAAAACCTCGGGCGCGTGTTCACCCGCGAGGTCGCCGACGATCAAGCGTGGTTCGAATAG